The following proteins come from a genomic window of Gossypium raimondii isolate GPD5lz chromosome 5, ASM2569854v1, whole genome shotgun sequence:
- the LOC105767677 gene encoding auxin-responsive protein SAUR71 — MKRFIRRLSRVADASSHYCLLRSDSTARHRTTSTRRPEPFRVAVSLLKKQARRSVPEGHVPIYVGEEMELFVVNAELLNHPVFIALLNKSAQEYGYEQKGVLHIPCHVLVFERVMEALRLGVDSRDLKDLLASFSDDCFLGY; from the coding sequence ATGAAGCGATTCATCCGCCGTCTCTCCCGCGTCGCTGACGCTTCCTCCCATTACTGCCTTCTCCGTTCCGACTCCACCGCTCGACATCGCACTACTTCCACCCGCCGACCCGAACCGTTCCGCGTCGCCGTCTCTTTGTTGAAAAAGCAAGCACGCCGGTCGGTCCCCGAGGGTCACGTGCCCATTTACGTAGGGGAAGAGATGGAGCTGTTCGTTGTGAACGCGGAGTTGCTGAACCACCCGGTTTTCATTGCATTGCTTAACAAGTCGGCTCAGGAGTATGGGTACGAGCAAAAAGGGGTGCTTCATATACCGTGTCACGTGCTGGTTTTTGAGCGCGTTATGGAAGCCTTGAGACTCGGGGTTGATTCACGTGACCTCAAGGATCTCCTTGCTTCGTTCTCCGACGACTGTTTTTTGGGTTACTAG